One region of Epilithonimonas zeae genomic DNA includes:
- a CDS encoding KGG domain-containing protein has product MNTRNSNSRSNNSSNSSNDAKSVFEEIYQLGYDHGFNDASEDEDYDDDFSDYEDEYDDYEISNYDDDDEEDYDDEEYDDEEDYDDDEEDYDDEDEEYEDDDEDDEDSRGGSRGGRGNQQRDSQGRFTSGGGRSGGSQGSRGSSRSGSRGGNSGSGSGTSRRGFASMSKSERTRIARMGGEASHGGGRSSGSGRSGSSSSNSGRGGNSGSGGGRSNSGRSGSNSGSGNGTSRRGFASMSKAERTRIARMGGEASHGGGRSSGSGRSGSGSSNSGRGGNSGSGGGRSNSGRSRGNSGSGNGTSRRGFASMSKSERTRIARMGGEASHGGGRSSGSGRSSGSGRSGFGGRRNNS; this is encoded by the coding sequence ATGAACACTAGAAATTCAAACAGCCGTTCAAACAATTCGTCCAATTCTTCAAACGATGCAAAGTCTGTTTTTGAAGAGATTTATCAACTAGGTTACGACCACGGTTTCAATGATGCCTCGGAAGATGAGGATTACGATGATGACTTCTCAGATTACGAGGACGAATATGATGATTACGAAATATCAAATTATGATGACGACGATGAAGAAGATTATGATGATGAGGAATATGACGACGAAGAAGACTATGATGATGACGAAGAAGATTACGATGACGAGGATGAAGAATATGAGGATGACGACGAGGACGATGAAGATAGTCGTGGCGGCTCACGGGGCGGAAGAGGCAACCAGCAGCGTGACAGTCAAGGAAGATTTACATCTGGTGGTGGACGTTCTGGAGGATCACAAGGTTCTAGAGGCAGCTCACGGTCTGGTTCACGGGGCGGCAATTCCGGTTCAGGAAGCGGAACATCCAGAAGAGGTTTTGCATCTATGAGTAAATCAGAACGTACAAGAATCGCAAGAATGGGCGGTGAAGCGTCCCACGGCGGCGGCAGATCATCCGGCTCAGGAAGATCGGGTTCTAGTTCTTCCAATTCAGGTCGAGGAGGTAACTCCGGGTCTGGTGGAGGAAGATCCAATTCTGGAAGATCAGGAAGTAATTCTGGTTCAGGAAACGGAACATCCAGAAGAGGATTTGCATCTATGAGTAAAGCAGAACGTACAAGAATTGCAAGAATGGGTGGTGAAGCGTCTCACGGTGGCGGCAGATCATCCGGCTCAGGAAGATCGGGTTCTGGTTCTTCTAATTCAGGTCGAGGCGGTAATTCCGGATCAGGTGGAGGAAGATCCAATTCAGGAAGATCACGCGGAAACTCTGGCTCAGGAAACGGAACATCCAGAAGAGGATTTGCATCTATGAGTAAATCAGAACGTACAAGAATCGCAAGAATGGGTGGCGAAGCTTCTCACGGCGGTGGACGATCTTCTGGCTCAGGAAGATCATCAGGATCTGGTAGATCTGGCTTCGGAGGAAGAAGAAACAATTCTTAA
- a CDS encoding FAD-dependent oxidoreductase, whose amino-acid sequence MNRDGVRKSIWQEEIKSFPATINFEGEYDIAIVGGGITGVSTAYELQKSGKKCILIEASNIGFGTTGGTTAHINNFLDTTYSQAISKYGLEDAKLLFESVNDAIGIIEKNINDNNIDCDFEKKTAQLFALDEKQVKQLDDILKGAEKVGCEMNLINDISFPIPFMKAVGIPGQAQFHPIKYISALCQSFLNSGGIIVENCFCQSHSEEKDWIVIDTSKGIVKAKNLVYATHIPPGINMLHFTNAPYRSYAMAFTLKSQNYPQELGYDLMDPYHYYRIQEINEETLLIAGGEDHKTGHSDDTGLCFTNLENYVRQYFDVDLVRYSWSSQYYEPVDGLPYIGKMPETSKIYSATGFRGNGMIFGTLSSRIISDLILEGKTKYRNLFSPSRIMPIAGFSEFVKETATVATDFIKDKLFVEKVSSLVEIHEGEGKVVKYEGESYAVYKEKGGDVHLLKSTCPHAKCEVRWNSAEISWDCPCHGSRFDVNGKVLTAPSVTNLTRVREKDL is encoded by the coding sequence ATGAACAGAGACGGCGTTAGAAAAAGTATTTGGCAGGAAGAGATCAAGTCTTTTCCTGCAACCATCAATTTCGAAGGCGAATATGATATTGCCATTGTTGGTGGCGGAATTACAGGCGTTTCTACGGCTTACGAACTTCAAAAATCCGGTAAGAAATGTATCCTGATCGAGGCTTCGAATATCGGATTTGGAACAACTGGCGGAACAACGGCTCATATCAATAATTTTCTGGACACGACTTATTCTCAGGCTATCAGCAAATACGGTTTGGAAGATGCTAAACTTCTCTTCGAATCGGTGAATGATGCTATTGGAATTATTGAAAAAAACATCAATGACAATAATATAGATTGTGATTTTGAGAAGAAAACGGCGCAACTTTTTGCGTTGGATGAGAAACAAGTAAAACAATTGGATGATATTTTAAAAGGTGCTGAAAAAGTTGGTTGCGAAATGAATTTGATTAATGATATTTCGTTCCCGATTCCTTTTATGAAAGCTGTAGGAATTCCTGGTCAGGCTCAGTTTCATCCAATCAAATATATCAGCGCACTTTGTCAAAGCTTTTTGAATTCCGGTGGAATAATTGTCGAAAATTGTTTCTGCCAAAGTCATTCGGAGGAAAAGGATTGGATTGTAATCGATACTTCAAAAGGAATTGTCAAAGCTAAAAATTTGGTTTATGCAACCCATATTCCGCCTGGAATCAATATGCTGCATTTTACCAATGCGCCTTACCGAAGTTATGCAATGGCTTTCACTCTTAAGAGTCAAAACTATCCTCAGGAATTGGGTTATGACTTGATGGATCCGTATCATTATTACAGAATTCAGGAAATCAATGAAGAAACTTTATTGATTGCCGGCGGAGAAGACCACAAAACCGGACATTCCGACGATACAGGTCTTTGCTTTACCAATTTGGAAAATTATGTCCGTCAATATTTTGATGTTGATTTGGTGAGATACAGTTGGTCCAGTCAATATTACGAACCTGTGGACGGTTTGCCATATATTGGGAAAATGCCCGAAACTTCCAAGATTTACTCCGCAACAGGTTTCCGTGGAAATGGGATGATATTCGGAACATTGTCTTCGAGAATTATTTCGGATTTAATTCTGGAAGGAAAAACCAAATATCGAAATTTATTCAGTCCTTCTCGTATTATGCCGATTGCCGGTTTTTCAGAATTTGTAAAAGAAACAGCAACCGTTGCCACAGATTTTATCAAAGACAAATTGTTTGTTGAGAAAGTTTCGTCTTTGGTAGAAATCCATGAAGGTGAAGGAAAAGTCGTAAAATATGAAGGTGAATCTTACGCAGTTTACAAGGAAAAGGGTGGAGATGTTCATCTTTTAAAAAGTACTTGTCCGCACGCCAAATGTGAAGTTCGGTGGAATAGTGCGGAGATTTCTTGGGATTGTCCTTGCCACGGTTCTCGTTTCGATGTCAACGGAAAAGTTCTCACAGCGCCTTCTGTGACCAATCTTACAAGGGTTAGAGAGAAGGATTTATAA
- a CDS encoding Crp/Fnr family transcriptional regulator, with product MVIEETIIKSLGAKVEEYNIGDVIFSEGGTPLYYYQIIEGDVKLNNYNEDGKEMIQSILTTGQSIGEFLLFVDKTYPVNAIAISPCRVLKLSKSKFLLVLENYPEVHFDIIQSLSDTMYFKFVMGQIFSTQNTSTKLKALMDYLKSFQKDQTPFSFQVPLTRQQMASLTGLRVETTIRTLKQMEKDNIVKIKNRKILY from the coding sequence ATGGTTATAGAAGAAACTATTATAAAATCATTAGGGGCAAAAGTCGAGGAATACAATATCGGTGATGTTATTTTTTCAGAAGGTGGAACACCATTGTATTATTATCAGATCATTGAGGGTGATGTAAAGCTTAATAATTACAATGAGGACGGAAAGGAAATGATACAAAGTATTTTGACAACAGGTCAAAGTATTGGTGAGTTTTTGCTTTTTGTGGATAAAACTTACCCTGTTAATGCTATTGCTATTTCGCCTTGCAGAGTTCTGAAATTATCCAAATCCAAGTTTCTTCTTGTGTTAGAAAATTACCCTGAAGTTCATTTTGATATCATCCAAAGTCTGTCGGACACAATGTACTTCAAATTCGTGATGGGACAGATTTTTTCCACTCAGAACACATCAACAAAATTAAAAGCCTTGATGGATTATTTAAAGAGTTTCCAGAAAGATCAGACACCATTTTCTTTTCAGGTTCCATTGACCAGGCAACAGATGGCAAGTCTCACAGGTTTGCGTGTGGAGACGACAATCAGGACTTTAAAACAGATGGAAAAGGATAATATAGTAAAAATAAAAAATCGTAAGATTTTATATTGA
- a CDS encoding CinA family protein, whose translation MEFPKILLDKISYNLREKNESISIAESVTSGFVQMAFSQMPCAEQFFKGGITAYTIEEKVKHLNIDFDEAKATNCVSRNISEMMALNVASLFDSDWSIATTGYATPVKESDNQIFAYYCIAYRGTIIRSDKIELHPLTKAFDAQKYFMEYILGCLRCEVKRDHSKVTI comes from the coding sequence ATGGAATTTCCTAAAATACTATTGGACAAGATCAGCTATAATCTGAGAGAAAAAAATGAGTCCATTTCCATTGCAGAAAGCGTAACATCGGGATTTGTACAGATGGCGTTTTCTCAAATGCCATGTGCAGAACAATTTTTCAAAGGCGGAATTACAGCCTACACAATCGAGGAAAAAGTCAAACATCTAAACATTGATTTTGATGAAGCCAAGGCCACAAACTGCGTGTCCAGAAACATCAGCGAAATGATGGCTCTTAATGTTGCTTCGTTATTCGATTCGGATTGGTCGATTGCTACAACCGGTTATGCTACGCCGGTAAAAGAATCGGATAATCAGATATTTGCTTATTACTGCATCGCTTATCGGGGAACAATTATTAGAAGTGATAAAATAGAACTTCATCCGTTGACTAAGGCGTTTGATGCACAAAAATACTTTATGGAGTACATTTTAGGATGTCTCCGTTGCGAGGTCAAAAGAGACCATTCTAAAGTTACAATTTAA
- a CDS encoding DUF6766 family protein, with protein sequence MSKNNFFYRNSLSIVLIALMLIFWVGQFFTGWKTENKELAEEGQALLNFGQYIQSGHFIQATFENWESEFLQMMLYILLTVSLRQKGSSESKSLTEKEDVDEEPKPHSNAPWPVKKGGIWLKIYKHSLSLVFGVLFLISFVLHFFGSYKDYNSEQMIKNKTTIGVYDYLFESRFWFESFQNWQSEFLAVASIVLLSIWLREKGSPESKPVDMAHDETP encoded by the coding sequence ATGTCTAAGAATAATTTCTTTTACCGTAACAGCTTGAGCATTGTTTTGATTGCGTTAATGCTGATTTTCTGGGTTGGTCAATTTTTTACAGGTTGGAAAACTGAAAATAAGGAACTGGCGGAAGAAGGTCAAGCTTTATTGAATTTTGGTCAATACATCCAGAGCGGACATTTTATTCAGGCGACTTTTGAGAATTGGGAAAGCGAATTTTTGCAGATGATGCTTTATATTTTGCTTACAGTTTCACTCAGGCAAAAAGGTTCCAGTGAATCTAAGTCTCTGACCGAAAAAGAAGATGTTGATGAAGAGCCGAAACCACATTCCAATGCGCCTTGGCCAGTGAAAAAAGGTGGCATTTGGCTGAAGATTTACAAGCATTCTCTGTCTTTGGTTTTCGGGGTTTTGTTTCTAATCAGTTTTGTGCTTCACTTTTTTGGTAGTTACAAAGATTATAATTCAGAACAGATGATAAAAAATAAAACAACAATTGGTGTCTATGATTATCTATTCGAGTCCAGATTTTGGTTTGAATCTTTTCAGAATTGGCAAAGCGAGTTTCTGGCAGTAGCATCTATTGTTCTCCTTTCTATCTGGTTAAGAGAAAAAGGTTCACCCGAATCCAAACCTGTCGATATGGCTCACGACGAAACGCCTTAG
- a CDS encoding zinc-dependent alcohol dehydrogenase, whose protein sequence is MKAAVFHMPGKITCDTVDDPIIEDPNDIILKVTSTAICGSDLHMYSGGMPQLKPMVMGHEFMGIVEEVGANISHLQRGDRVVVPFPIACGGCYFCQHDLPSACENSNQDHYGPEGGILTEKGGGMFGYTDLYGGYSGGQAQYVRVPYANFGPRKVPDVLTDEQVLFLTDIFPTGYTGVMWGELKGGESVAIFGAGPVGSMAVKSAILHNAGKVIVIDTLQYRLDQIKKLTGCETILWEDAEQTVEQIRDLTEGRGADLCIDAVGFEPERNLLDKAKAVLNFEKGSIKVLEACMSGVRRGGIVSILGVYPVNYDNFKVGQIFDKGITLKAGQSPVHAIVDKLLKYVETGQVKLDDIITHRLSLDDVAKGYEIFHKKEDNCVKVVLDPWK, encoded by the coding sequence ATGAAAGCAGCAGTTTTCCATATGCCGGGTAAGATTACCTGCGACACGGTAGATGATCCCATTATCGAGGATCCCAATGATATTATTCTTAAAGTGACTTCCACGGCCATTTGTGGCAGCGATCTCCATATGTATTCCGGAGGAATGCCTCAGCTAAAACCAATGGTTATGGGCCACGAGTTTATGGGAATAGTGGAAGAAGTCGGAGCTAATATTTCTCATCTTCAAAGAGGAGATAGAGTCGTTGTTCCATTCCCGATAGCCTGTGGTGGCTGTTATTTTTGCCAGCACGATCTTCCTTCGGCTTGTGAAAACAGCAATCAGGATCATTACGGACCAGAAGGTGGAATATTAACAGAAAAAGGCGGTGGAATGTTCGGTTACACAGATTTGTATGGCGGTTACAGTGGCGGACAGGCACAATATGTTCGTGTTCCCTATGCCAATTTTGGACCTCGAAAAGTTCCTGATGTTTTAACCGATGAACAAGTTCTTTTCCTGACCGATATTTTTCCCACAGGCTATACCGGTGTAATGTGGGGTGAACTGAAAGGCGGCGAGTCGGTTGCAATTTTCGGCGCCGGACCCGTCGGATCTATGGCGGTAAAAAGTGCTATTCTTCACAATGCAGGAAAAGTAATTGTAATTGATACTTTGCAATACAGACTGGACCAAATCAAAAAATTGACGGGCTGTGAAACGATTCTTTGGGAGGACGCAGAACAAACTGTGGAACAGATCCGGGATTTGACAGAAGGCAGAGGTGCAGATCTTTGTATCGATGCGGTCGGGTTTGAACCGGAAAGAAATTTATTGGATAAAGCTAAGGCCGTTCTCAATTTCGAAAAAGGCTCTATCAAAGTTTTAGAAGCCTGTATGAGCGGTGTTCGTCGTGGTGGAATTGTTTCTATTCTGGGCGTTTATCCAGTGAATTATGATAATTTTAAAGTCGGACAGATTTTTGACAAAGGAATTACTCTGAAAGCTGGTCAATCACCGGTTCACGCTATCGTTGACAAGCTTCTGAAATATGTAGAAACCGGACAGGTGAAACTAGACGATATCATCACGCACAGACTTTCTCTAGACGACGTTGCAAAAGGTTATGAAATTTTCCATAAGAAAGAAGACAATTGCGTTAAAGTTGTGTTGGATCCTTGGAAATAA
- a CDS encoding SDR family oxidoreductase — protein sequence MAGEDFLQLKNKSVLISGADSGIGKAVALLFAKEGADIAIIYHSDDKDAEETKEEIEQLGRKVLLFSGDVNNSQFCKVCVNKTISEFGKLDILINNAGVQFPADNILDLEEENIRTTFNANIIGMILLTKAAFPHLKQGDCIINTTSATAYQGHKQLLDYSATKGAIVSFTRSLALQSRKKGIRVNAVAPGPVATPLTKETFDEEEEDPNKPPFERNATPEEVAGSFLFLATDASAQITGQVLHPNGGLIVNG from the coding sequence ATGGCTGGGGAAGATTTTTTACAATTGAAAAACAAATCAGTTTTAATTTCGGGAGCGGACAGCGGTATCGGAAAGGCGGTTGCATTGCTTTTTGCAAAAGAAGGTGCTGATATTGCGATTATCTATCACAGCGATGATAAAGATGCTGAAGAGACCAAAGAGGAGATCGAGCAATTAGGCAGAAAGGTTTTATTGTTTTCAGGAGATGTTAATAATTCTCAATTCTGTAAGGTTTGTGTCAATAAAACTATTTCCGAATTTGGAAAACTGGATATTCTGATTAATAATGCAGGCGTTCAGTTTCCCGCGGATAATATTTTGGATCTTGAGGAAGAAAATATCAGAACAACTTTCAATGCTAACATTATCGGAATGATATTACTGACGAAAGCGGCATTTCCTCATCTTAAACAAGGTGATTGTATCATCAATACAACTTCTGCGACAGCTTATCAGGGACATAAACAATTGTTGGATTATTCTGCCACCAAAGGAGCGATTGTTTCTTTCACAAGATCGTTGGCTTTACAGTCCAGAAAAAAAGGAATTCGTGTGAATGCTGTTGCGCCAGGTCCGGTTGCAACACCTCTCACCAAAGAAACTTTTGATGAGGAAGAAGAAGACCCGAACAAACCACCATTCGAAAGAAATGCAACGCCCGAGGAAGTTGCCGGAAGTTTCCTATTCTTGGCAACAGATGCTTCGGCTCAGATTACGGGGCAGGTTTTGCATCCAAACGGCGGATTAATTGTAAATGGTTAA
- a CDS encoding cyanophycinase, with the protein MVPRGRLIIIGGKEDKSETDSEMEDVNHGFIPKEILKLIIESKDDRIEVITTARSDPEDMKKTYTDTFKGLGYTNFGFLYITDKADEESLQRIEDAETVFFSGGDQSKICNVLKKSKIIEQIHKKYLNEKDFTIAGTSAGAMCLSSIMISDAVNGEAMVGYDLELDEGLGFLDCIIDTHFVHRGRFGRLAHANILHPELLGIGLGQDTSLIIEQGKIATCKGSGMVMIINSKQVKQTNVETVKKGCPVYAENLKIDILTEGCKINLVTRKIEVPEFNN; encoded by the coding sequence ATGGTACCAAGAGGCAGATTAATAATTATTGGCGGAAAAGAAGACAAAAGCGAAACCGATTCTGAAATGGAGGACGTTAATCACGGTTTTATTCCCAAAGAAATACTTAAACTAATTATTGAATCCAAAGATGACCGAATCGAAGTCATAACAACCGCAAGGTCTGATCCGGAAGATATGAAAAAAACATATACGGATACTTTTAAAGGGCTTGGATACACCAATTTTGGATTTCTGTATATCACAGATAAAGCAGATGAAGAAAGTTTACAACGCATTGAAGATGCAGAAACGGTTTTCTTTTCAGGTGGAGATCAGTCAAAAATATGTAATGTTCTAAAAAAATCTAAGATTATTGAACAGATTCATAAAAAATACTTGAATGAAAAGGATTTCACAATTGCAGGTACGAGCGCTGGTGCAATGTGTCTGTCATCAATTATGATTTCAGATGCAGTTAACGGAGAAGCTATGGTTGGCTACGATTTGGAATTGGATGAAGGCTTGGGATTTTTGGATTGCATTATTGATACGCATTTTGTTCATCGCGGCCGTTTCGGAAGGTTAGCTCACGCTAATATTTTGCATCCCGAACTTTTAGGAATTGGTCTTGGACAAGATACATCATTGATTATAGAACAAGGTAAAATCGCAACATGTAAAGGTTCCGGAATGGTAATGATTATCAATTCAAAGCAAGTCAAACAAACCAATGTAGAAACTGTTAAGAAAGGTTGTCCAGTCTATGCAGAAAATCTTAAAATTGATATTTTAACAGAAGGTTGTAAAATTAATTTGGTGACACGCAAGATTGAAGTTCCAGAATTCAATAATTAG
- a CDS encoding Crp/Fnr family transcriptional regulator, with the protein MIIAEDLLLSYGAKIEYYEAGDIIFREDEKPKYYYQIISGRIKLNHYNEEGKELILAILHHGLSVCELLLFIDKTYPVNAIVFEPSEVIKLSKSNFVKMLDENPDVSRDLNKFLSERLYQKFIMLENNSSLHPDVRLLGVFDYHKSFSSDTDRFSFEIPLTRQQLASLTGLRVETAIRTIKVLEKQNVVKIVQGKIYY; encoded by the coding sequence ATGATAATTGCTGAAGATCTGCTACTATCCTATGGTGCAAAAATCGAATATTATGAAGCCGGAGATATCATTTTCCGAGAAGATGAAAAACCGAAATACTATTATCAAATTATTTCCGGAAGAATAAAACTGAATCACTACAATGAAGAAGGAAAAGAACTGATTTTGGCTATTTTACATCACGGTCTCAGCGTTTGCGAATTACTACTCTTCATAGATAAAACTTATCCTGTGAACGCTATAGTTTTTGAACCGAGTGAAGTTATCAAACTTTCGAAATCAAACTTTGTTAAAATGCTGGATGAAAACCCCGATGTATCACGAGATCTCAATAAATTTTTGTCAGAAAGGCTTTATCAGAAATTCATAATGCTCGAGAATAACTCCTCATTGCATCCTGATGTGAGATTGTTAGGAGTATTTGATTATCATAAAAGTTTTTCTTCCGATACAGACCGGTTTTCTTTTGAAATACCTTTAACAAGACAGCAATTAGCTTCTTTAACCGGTTTGAGGGTAGAAACGGCGATACGAACAATCAAGGTTTTGGAAAAGCAAAATGTAGTGAAGATTGTTCAAGGGAAAATTTATTATTGA
- a CDS encoding PA2169 family four-helix-bundle protein gives MENQKTIEVLNDLLHISNDRLEGFEKVEGKIWEMNHDLQDDYEHMTSQTKVFKNELINLITERGGKPDDSASVAGTIHRAWIDIKNSVLLSSLESATLENVLFGENAAIQAYQEALDTGELDEASKEVVSEQLKKIKDSSHEFKGKLELRK, from the coding sequence ATGGAAAATCAAAAGACAATTGAAGTACTGAATGACCTTCTTCATATTAGCAACGACAGGCTCGAAGGTTTTGAAAAAGTAGAAGGTAAAATATGGGAAATGAATCACGATCTGCAGGACGATTATGAGCATATGACTTCCCAGACCAAAGTTTTCAAAAATGAATTGATAAATCTAATTACCGAGCGAGGCGGAAAACCGGATGATTCTGCATCAGTCGCAGGAACGATCCACAGAGCTTGGATTGATATTAAAAATTCTGTCTTGCTTAGTAGTCTGGAATCTGCTACCTTAGAAAATGTTTTGTTTGGAGAAAATGCAGCCATACAAGCTTATCAGGAAGCGCTTGATACTGGAGAATTGGATGAAGCAAGTAAAGAAGTAGTATCTGAACAGCTGAAAAAAATTAAAGATTCTTCCCACGAATTCAAAGGGAAATTGGAGCTAAGAAAATAA
- a CDS encoding alpha-amylase, with amino-acid sequence MNGTILQFFHWYHPGKLWNEFIDRAEYLKSLGFTAVWFPPAIKCALGTEGRGYDVYDLYDLGEFDQKGTVSTRYGTKEEYLKAIEKAHEFGMKVYADIVLNHRMGADEKQTITVHQVNDENRNEIVKEAFEAEAMTKFTFPGRNGKYSDFVWDSRCFSGIDKVKTGDEELEGIFKIYNEYGTDWNDSVSHQFGNYDYLMGADVEFRNPYVVEELKRWIKWYIETTKVDGLRMDALKHISTEFLKEWIDYIKSDIDENFFMVGEFWKDNVEKIKDFSEKMDHRICSFDVPLHYNFFQASQEKQSYNLSEILKGTFLDCNPECSVSFVGNHDTQQLQALESTVENWFRPIAYAIILLSENAYPCVFYPDLFGVEYVDKNEQGEDEKIVMPKVEILPRLMQARLELAYGEQINYFDHPNCIAWIRKGDDNHEACVVIISNSKEGYKEMDLGKENAFAKFTDFLGFRKEIVELDYNGKGTFWVNPESVSVWQKK; translated from the coding sequence ATGAATGGGACTATTTTACAGTTTTTCCATTGGTATCATCCGGGGAAACTATGGAATGAATTTATTGATAGGGCGGAGTACTTAAAAAGTTTAGGTTTTACTGCAGTTTGGTTTCCGCCGGCAATCAAATGTGCTCTGGGTACGGAAGGTCGAGGTTATGATGTTTATGATTTGTATGATTTGGGAGAATTTGACCAGAAAGGAACTGTTTCTACAAGATACGGAACTAAGGAAGAATATCTGAAAGCGATTGAAAAAGCTCACGAGTTTGGGATGAAAGTTTATGCCGATATTGTTCTTAACCACAGAATGGGAGCGGATGAAAAGCAAACCATAACTGTCCATCAAGTCAATGACGAGAATAGAAATGAAATTGTAAAAGAAGCTTTCGAAGCTGAAGCAATGACAAAGTTTACATTCCCGGGGAGAAATGGAAAATATTCTGATTTTGTTTGGGATTCTCGATGTTTTAGTGGCATCGATAAAGTTAAAACCGGCGACGAAGAATTGGAAGGCATTTTCAAAATCTATAATGAATATGGTACGGATTGGAATGACAGTGTGAGCCATCAATTCGGAAACTATGATTATTTGATGGGTGCTGATGTCGAATTCCGAAATCCTTATGTTGTAGAAGAACTGAAACGTTGGATTAAATGGTATATTGAAACAACCAAAGTAGACGGTTTGAGAATGGATGCTTTGAAACACATCTCAACCGAATTTCTGAAAGAATGGATAGATTACATCAAATCCGATATTGATGAAAACTTCTTTATGGTTGGCGAGTTCTGGAAAGATAATGTTGAAAAAATCAAAGATTTTTCCGAAAAGATGGATCATCGGATTTGTTCGTTTGATGTGCCTTTGCATTATAATTTCTTCCAAGCTTCACAGGAAAAGCAGAGTTATAACCTGAGCGAAATTTTAAAGGGAACTTTTCTGGATTGCAATCCGGAGTGCTCAGTTTCATTCGTCGGGAACCACGACACACAACAGCTTCAGGCTTTGGAATCCACAGTGGAAAACTGGTTCAGACCAATCGCTTATGCGATTATTTTGTTGTCAGAAAATGCTTATCCGTGCGTGTTTTATCCGGATTTGTTCGGGGTAGAATATGTTGATAAAAATGAACAGGGCGAAGATGAAAAGATTGTAATGCCAAAAGTCGAGATTCTTCCACGTTTGATGCAGGCTCGTTTGGAACTGGCTTACGGAGAGCAGATTAATTATTTTGACCATCCCAATTGTATCGCCTGGATAAGAAAAGGAGATGACAATCACGAAGCTTGTGTGGTTATCATTTCTAATAGCAAGGAAGGCTACAAAGAAATGGATTTAGGAAAAGAAAATGCTTTCGCAAAGTTTACAGACTTTCTGGGATTCCGAAAAGAAATAGTTGAGCTGGATTATAATGGAAAAGGAACTTTTTGGGTTAATCCGGAATCAGTAAGTGTTTGGCAAAAAAAATAA
- a CDS encoding ferritin-like domain-containing protein: MATKTENNTSSTVKKDIVENLTQTPLQSESKDKDQSMAESPLHKLFVDALKDIYYAENAIVDALEKMEAAATTEELKDAFEDHQLQTKKHVSRLEKVFKLIGEQPEKKECKAIVGIIKEGEEIIKSTEEGSMTRDVGLIIAAQKVEHYEIATYGGLVQLAITMGHDKAADLLERTLQEEEDTDLLLTDIAESSININAEQED, translated from the coding sequence ATGGCTACCAAAACAGAAAATAATACAAGTTCTACAGTTAAGAAAGATATTGTAGAAAATTTAACTCAAACACCTTTACAATCAGAATCCAAAGATAAAGATCAAAGTATGGCAGAATCGCCTTTGCATAAGCTTTTTGTGGATGCTCTGAAAGATATTTATTATGCGGAAAATGCAATTGTGGACGCTTTGGAAAAAATGGAAGCAGCCGCTACAACGGAAGAACTGAAAGATGCATTTGAAGATCATCAACTTCAAACCAAAAAACACGTCAGCCGTTTGGAAAAAGTATTCAAACTTATTGGTGAACAACCAGAAAAAAAAGAATGCAAAGCTATTGTAGGCATCATCAAAGAAGGCGAAGAGATTATCAAATCTACAGAAGAAGGCTCTATGACCCGGGATGTAGGATTGATTATCGCTGCTCAGAAAGTGGAACATTATGAGATTGCAACTTACGGTGGTCTTGTTCAATTGGCGATTACAATGGGGCACGACAAAGCTGCTGATCTCTTGGAAAGAACGTTACAGGAAGAAGAGGATACAGATTTGTTATTGACAGATATTGCAGAGTCTTCTATCAATATCAATGCGGAGCAGGAAGATTAA